From Erwinia sp. HDF1-3R, one genomic window encodes:
- the recG gene encoding ATP-dependent DNA helicase RecG, producing MNGRLLDTVPLSTLAGVGASQAGKLAKLGLVTVQDLLLHLPLRYEDRTQLYAINDLLPNIYATVEGEVLNCDISFGRRRMLTCQISDGTGILTLRFFNFNAGMKNSMSPGRRVTAYGEIKRGQRGAEIIHPEYRVQGENTTVALQETLTPVYSTTEGVRQATLRNLTDQALELLDTCAIAELLPPELSQGMIGLPAALRMLHRPPPDMALVDLEHGRHPAQRRLIMEELLAHNLSMLAVRAGAQRYHALPMTPRHDLSSKLLAALPFKPTAAQVRVVQEIEHDLAHDYPMMRLVQGDVGSGKTLVAALTALNVIAWGKQVALMAPTELLAEQHANNFRQWFAPLGIEVGWLAGKQKGKARLAQQDAIAAGQVSMIVGTHAIFQEQVQFNGLALVIIDEQHRFGVHQRLALWEKGEEQGFHPHQLIMTATPIPRTLAMTAYADLDTSTIDELPPGRTPVTTVAIPDTRRAEIISRVKSACTDEGRQAYWVCTLIEESDQLEAQAAEATWEELKLALPELQIGLVHGRMKPGEKQAVMQAFKEGTTHLLIATTVIEVGVDVPNASLMIIENPERLGLAQLHQLRGRVGRGSVASHCVLLYKAPLSKTAQKRLQVLRDSNDGFVIAQCDLEIRGPGELLGTRQTGNAEFKVADLLRDQAMIPEVQRVARHIHQHYPQQATALIERWLPETQRYTNA from the coding sequence ATGAATGGTCGCCTTCTGGATACCGTTCCGTTAAGTACCCTCGCAGGCGTTGGCGCAAGCCAGGCGGGAAAGCTGGCAAAGCTGGGGCTGGTTACCGTGCAGGATTTGCTGCTTCATCTGCCGCTACGCTATGAAGATCGTACGCAACTTTATGCCATCAATGACCTGCTCCCCAATATTTACGCCACGGTAGAAGGTGAGGTCCTTAACTGCGATATCTCCTTTGGCCGCCGAAGGATGCTGACCTGCCAGATAAGCGACGGCACGGGCATCCTCACCCTGCGTTTTTTCAACTTCAATGCCGGAATGAAAAACAGCATGTCGCCCGGCAGGCGCGTCACCGCTTACGGTGAGATCAAGCGCGGCCAGCGCGGCGCGGAAATTATCCACCCGGAATACCGGGTCCAGGGCGAGAACACCACGGTTGCGCTGCAGGAAACCCTCACCCCGGTTTACTCCACGACGGAAGGCGTACGCCAGGCCACGCTGCGCAACCTTACTGACCAGGCGCTGGAGCTGTTGGATACCTGCGCCATCGCTGAACTGCTGCCCCCCGAGCTGAGTCAGGGGATGATCGGTCTGCCCGCCGCACTGCGTATGCTGCACCGCCCGCCGCCGGATATGGCGCTGGTTGACCTGGAACATGGCCGGCATCCTGCGCAGCGCCGTCTGATTATGGAAGAGCTGCTGGCGCACAATCTCAGCATGCTGGCCGTTCGCGCCGGTGCCCAGCGCTATCATGCATTACCGATGACTCCCCGGCACGATCTGAGCAGTAAGCTGCTGGCGGCCCTGCCGTTTAAACCGACCGCCGCACAGGTTCGCGTCGTCCAGGAAATTGAGCATGACCTGGCCCACGACTATCCGATGATGCGTCTGGTGCAGGGGGATGTTGGCTCAGGGAAAACGCTGGTTGCCGCCCTGACCGCGCTTAACGTGATCGCCTGGGGCAAGCAGGTCGCCCTGATGGCGCCGACCGAGCTGCTGGCCGAACAGCACGCCAATAACTTCCGCCAGTGGTTTGCGCCACTGGGGATTGAAGTGGGCTGGCTGGCCGGTAAGCAAAAGGGCAAAGCGCGGCTGGCTCAGCAGGATGCCATTGCTGCCGGCCAGGTTTCGATGATCGTCGGTACGCACGCCATTTTCCAGGAGCAGGTGCAGTTCAACGGGCTGGCACTGGTGATTATTGATGAACAGCACCGCTTCGGCGTTCATCAGCGGCTGGCGCTATGGGAAAAAGGCGAGGAGCAGGGTTTCCATCCTCATCAGCTGATTATGACCGCCACGCCTATCCCGCGTACGCTGGCAATGACCGCCTATGCCGATCTGGATACCTCGACCATCGATGAGCTTCCACCGGGCAGAACGCCGGTCACGACGGTCGCTATTCCGGATACGCGTCGGGCTGAGATTATCTCGCGGGTGAAAAGCGCCTGTACCGATGAAGGCCGACAGGCCTACTGGGTGTGTACCCTGATTGAGGAGTCCGATCAGCTAGAGGCTCAGGCGGCAGAAGCCACCTGGGAAGAGCTGAAGCTGGCGCTACCGGAATTACAGATTGGGCTGGTACACGGCAGGATGAAACCCGGGGAGAAGCAGGCCGTAATGCAGGCCTTTAAAGAAGGCACCACGCATCTGCTTATCGCCACTACGGTTATCGAGGTTGGCGTGGATGTGCCAAATGCCAGCCTGATGATTATTGAAAACCCCGAGCGGCTGGGACTGGCGCAGCTGCATCAGCTACGCGGACGTGTGGGACGCGGATCGGTAGCCTCTCACTGCGTCCTGCTTTATAAGGCGCCGCTAAGTAAAACCGCGCAGAAACGCCTGCAGGTTTTACGCGACAGTAATGACGGTTTCGTCATTGCCCAGTGCGACCTGGAAATTCGCGGGCCGGGCGAACTGTTGGGCACGCGTCAAACCGGTAACGCCGAGTTTAAAGTCGCCGACCTGCTGCGCGACCAGGCGATGATCCCAG
- the trmH gene encoding tRNA (guanosine(18)-2'-O)-methyltransferase TrmH, with translation MNAQRYARILEMLAARQHDLTVCMEQVHKPHNVSAVIRTADAVGVHEVHAVWPGSRMRTMVSSAAGSNSWVQVKTHPTIADAVCHLKSQDMQILATHLSDKAVDFREIDYTRPTCILMGQEKTGITRQALELADQEIIIPMVGMVQSLNVSVASALILYEAQRQCQNAGMYQRQASTLPFSEQQRLLFEGGYPVLARVAKHKGLPYPQINDRGEVVADAQWWATMQSSGRKK, from the coding sequence ATGAATGCTCAACGCTACGCCCGTATTCTGGAGATGTTGGCCGCACGCCAACATGACCTGACCGTCTGCATGGAGCAGGTCCATAAGCCTCATAACGTCTCTGCGGTGATCCGCACGGCGGACGCGGTGGGCGTGCATGAGGTTCATGCCGTATGGCCGGGCAGCCGCATGCGAACCATGGTCTCCTCTGCGGCAGGCAGCAACAGCTGGGTGCAGGTGAAAACGCACCCTACCATCGCGGACGCGGTTTGCCATCTTAAAAGTCAGGATATGCAGATCCTGGCGACCCATCTGTCTGATAAGGCCGTCGACTTTCGCGAAATCGATTACACCCGACCAACCTGCATTTTGATGGGCCAGGAAAAAACCGGTATTACCCGTCAGGCGCTGGAACTGGCTGACCAGGAGATCATTATCCCAATGGTTGGCATGGTGCAGTCCCTTAACGTTTCCGTAGCCTCTGCACTTATCCTCTATGAAGCACAGCGCCAGTGTCAGAACGCCGGCATGTATCAGCGCCAGGCCAGCACCCTGCCGTTCAGCGAGCAGCAGCGGCTGCTGTTTGAGGGCGGTTATCCCGTGCTGGCCCGTGTCGCTAAGCACAAAGGTTTGCCCTACCCGCAGATCAACGATCGGGGCGAGGTGGTAGCCGATGCTCAATGGTGGGCAACGATGCAGTCATCGGGTCGAAAAAAATGA
- the spoT gene encoding bifunctional GTP diphosphokinase/guanosine-3',5'-bis pyrophosphate 3'-pyrophosphohydrolase: MYLFESLNQLIEKYLPEDQIKRLKQAYLVARDAHEGQSRSSGEPYITHPVAVACILAEMKLDHETLMAALLHDVIEDTPATYQDMEQLFGKSVAELVEGVSKLDKLKFRDKKEAQAENFRKMIMAMVQDIRVILIKLADRTHNMRTLGSLRPDKRRRIARETLEIYSPLAHRLGIHHLKTELEELGFEALYPNRYRVIKEVVKAARGNRKEMIQKILSEIDGRLQEAGVPCRVSGREKHLYSIYCKMHLKEQRFHSIMDIYAFRVIVSDVDTCYRVLGQMHSLYKPRPGRVKDYIAIPKANGYQSLHTSMIGPHGVPVEVQIRTEDMDQMAEMGVAAHWAYKEQGESSTTAQIRAQRWLQSLLELQQSAGSSFEFIESVKSDLFPDEIYVFTPEGRIVELPAGATPVDFAYAVHTDIGHACVGTRVDRQPYPLSQPLSSGQTVEIITAPGARPNAAWLNFVVSSKARAKIRQLLKNLKRDDSVSLGRRLLNHALGGSRKLAEIPPGNLEHELERMKLATLDDLLAEIGLGNAMSVVVAKNLQQSDNPLPTSQRTSSSSRSKLPIKGADGVLITFAKCCRPIPGDPIVAHVSPGKGLVVHHESCRNIRGYQKEPEKYMAVEWDKVTTDHEFMAEIKVEMFNHQGALANLTAAINTAGSNIQSMNTEEKDGRVYSAFIRLTARDRVHLANIMRKIRVMPDVIKVHRNRN, translated from the coding sequence TTGTACCTGTTTGAAAGTCTCAATCAGCTGATTGAAAAATACTTGCCTGAGGACCAGATTAAGCGCCTCAAGCAAGCCTACCTTGTCGCACGTGATGCCCACGAGGGACAGTCTCGCTCCAGCGGTGAGCCTTATATCACCCATCCGGTTGCCGTAGCCTGCATCCTTGCTGAAATGAAGCTCGACCATGAAACGCTTATGGCCGCGCTTCTTCACGATGTGATCGAAGACACGCCCGCCACCTACCAGGATATGGAACAGCTGTTTGGTAAAAGCGTTGCCGAACTGGTAGAGGGGGTGTCGAAACTCGACAAGCTGAAATTCCGCGATAAGAAAGAGGCCCAGGCCGAAAACTTTCGCAAGATGATTATGGCGATGGTGCAGGATATTCGCGTCATCCTGATCAAGCTGGCTGACCGTACGCATAATATGCGCACCCTCGGCTCGCTGCGCCCGGATAAACGCCGGCGCATAGCCCGCGAAACGCTGGAAATTTACAGCCCGCTGGCCCACCGCCTGGGTATCCACCACCTGAAAACCGAGCTTGAAGAGCTGGGTTTTGAAGCGCTCTACCCTAACCGCTATCGCGTGATTAAAGAAGTGGTCAAAGCCGCTCGCGGTAACCGTAAGGAGATGATTCAAAAAATCCTTTCGGAAATTGACGGCCGTCTGCAGGAAGCCGGTGTCCCCTGTCGCGTCAGCGGCAGGGAGAAGCACCTTTACTCCATCTACTGCAAGATGCACCTCAAAGAGCAGCGTTTCCACTCGATCATGGATATTTATGCCTTCCGGGTGATCGTCAGTGATGTGGATACCTGCTATCGGGTTCTCGGTCAGATGCACAGCCTGTATAAGCCCCGTCCGGGCCGGGTGAAGGATTATATCGCTATTCCCAAGGCTAACGGATACCAGTCGCTGCACACCTCAATGATCGGGCCGCACGGCGTGCCGGTAGAGGTGCAGATCCGCACGGAAGATATGGATCAGATGGCAGAGATGGGTGTCGCGGCTCACTGGGCTTATAAAGAGCAGGGCGAAAGCAGCACCACGGCACAGATCCGCGCTCAGCGCTGGTTACAGAGCCTGCTGGAGCTTCAGCAGAGTGCCGGAAGCTCCTTTGAATTTATTGAAAGCGTCAAATCCGACCTGTTCCCGGACGAAATATACGTATTCACGCCGGAAGGCCGCATTGTTGAACTGCCGGCCGGTGCCACGCCGGTGGATTTTGCCTATGCCGTGCATACCGATATCGGCCATGCCTGCGTTGGCACACGCGTCGATCGCCAGCCTTATCCGCTGTCACAGCCACTGAGCAGCGGTCAGACCGTCGAAATTATTACCGCGCCGGGCGCCCGCCCGAATGCGGCCTGGCTAAATTTTGTCGTCAGCTCGAAAGCACGGGCGAAAATCCGTCAGCTGCTGAAAAACCTCAAGCGTGATGATTCGGTCAGCCTGGGGCGTCGTCTGCTTAATCACGCACTGGGCGGAAGCCGCAAGCTGGCTGAAATCCCGCCTGGCAACCTGGAGCACGAGCTGGAACGTATGAAGCTGGCCACCCTGGACGATCTGCTGGCAGAGATTGGTCTGGGTAACGCCATGAGCGTGGTGGTGGCGAAAAATCTTCAGCAGAGTGACAATCCACTACCGACCAGTCAGCGCACTTCCTCCAGCTCCCGCAGCAAGCTCCCCATTAAGGGCGCGGATGGCGTGCTGATTACCTTTGCCAAGTGCTGCCGCCCTATTCCTGGCGATCCGATCGTTGCCCACGTCAGTCCGGGTAAAGGCCTGGTGGTGCACCATGAGTCCTGCCGTAATATCCGTGGCTATCAAAAAGAGCCCGAGAAATATATGGCGGTTGAGTGGGACAAAGTCACGACCGATCATGAGTTTATGGCCGAAATTAAGGTGGAAATGTTTAATCATCAGGGGGCGCTTGCCAACCTGACCGCCGCCATTAATACCGCAGGCTCCAATATCCAGAGCATGAATACGGAAGAGAAAGATGGTCGGGTCTACAGCGCCTTTATCCGTCTGACGGCCCGGGATCGCGTTCATCTGGCAAATATTATGCGCAAAATCCGCGTAATGCCGGATGTGATTAAAGTCCACCGTAACCGGAACTAG
- the rpoZ gene encoding DNA-directed RNA polymerase subunit omega: MARVTVQDAVEKIGNRFDLVLVAARRARQMQVGGKDPLVPEENDKSTVIALREIEEGLITNQILDVRDRQEQQDQEAAELQAVTAIAEGRR, encoded by the coding sequence ATGGCACGCGTAACCGTACAGGACGCAGTAGAAAAAATTGGTAACCGTTTTGACCTCGTTCTGGTCGCTGCACGCCGTGCGCGTCAGATGCAGGTAGGTGGTAAAGATCCACTGGTTCCTGAAGAAAACGATAAGTCTACCGTTATCGCCCTGCGTGAAATCGAAGAAGGCCTGATCACCAACCAGATTCTGGACGTGCGCGATCGTCAGGAACAGCAGGATCAGGAAGCCGCTGAGCTGCAGGCTGTTACTGCTATCGCTGAAGGTCGTCGTTAA
- the gmk gene encoding guanylate kinase has product MAQGTLFIVSAPSGAGKSSLIHALLKTQPLYDTQVSVSHTTRGERPGEHHGEHYYFISHDEFRSMIQEGAFLEHAEVFGNYYGTSRKAIEQVLSTGVDVFLDIDWQGAQQIREKMPQARTIFVLPPSKDELDRRLRGRGQDSEEVISRRMAQAVAEMSHFAEYDYLIVNDDFDLALSDLKTIIRAERLRMGRQKSRHDALISKLLAD; this is encoded by the coding sequence ATGGCTCAAGGCACTCTTTTTATTGTTTCTGCTCCCAGCGGCGCGGGTAAATCCAGTCTCATTCATGCCCTGCTAAAAACGCAGCCGCTGTATGACACTCAGGTTTCTGTCTCCCATACTACGCGGGGAGAGCGTCCCGGTGAGCACCACGGTGAACATTACTATTTCATCTCGCATGACGAATTCCGCAGTATGATTCAGGAAGGCGCCTTCCTTGAGCATGCTGAAGTGTTTGGGAACTATTACGGCACGTCGCGCAAGGCCATCGAGCAGGTGTTATCCACCGGCGTGGACGTTTTCCTTGATATTGACTGGCAGGGTGCGCAGCAGATTCGTGAGAAAATGCCCCAGGCCCGCACAATTTTTGTGCTGCCGCCGTCAAAGGATGAACTGGACCGCCGGCTGCGCGGACGCGGTCAGGATAGCGAAGAGGTTATCAGCCGCCGTATGGCGCAGGCCGTGGCTGAGATGAGCCATTTTGCGGAGTATGATTACCTTATTGTTAATGATGATTTCGATCTGGCTTTATCCGACCTGAAAACCATCATTCGCGCTGAGCGACTGCGTATGGGACGTCAAAAATCCCGACATGACGCGTTAATCAGCAAACTATTGGCAGACTGA